In Maridesulfovibrio sp., a single genomic region encodes these proteins:
- a CDS encoding MerR family transcriptional regulator, with product MKWLSVAEISKITMIPAPTARRYASLFKDFLPSKKMGRVTKYPDSAVEIFKRIVTLYNEGMVTTEIEQELRAEFPRTIEISPSERGVPVQPSMNLQAELSGAFAEMMDKMSRSLEVIADQKSIIEEQREDIYKLKKAFVLLARSQKKIKALPQLDIRAITDEYDERTNALEQKDVELEVATAELAQENTSLKNKLEIMEAELMRLRKDRRDMENYFLDKIKKLKNQS from the coding sequence ATGAAATGGTTATCTGTTGCAGAAATATCTAAAATAACGATGATTCCAGCCCCGACAGCCCGGCGTTACGCTTCGCTGTTCAAGGATTTTCTCCCCAGTAAAAAAATGGGGAGGGTCACAAAATATCCCGATTCCGCAGTGGAAATTTTCAAGCGGATAGTAACCCTGTACAACGAGGGCATGGTCACCACGGAAATAGAGCAGGAACTTCGAGCCGAGTTTCCGCGCACTATCGAGATCAGCCCGTCCGAACGGGGGGTACCGGTTCAGCCTTCCATGAATCTGCAGGCCGAGCTTAGCGGAGCTTTTGCAGAAATGATGGACAAGATGAGCCGCTCACTTGAAGTTATTGCCGATCAAAAGTCAATAATAGAAGAGCAGCGCGAGGATATTTACAAGCTCAAAAAAGCCTTTGTTCTTCTTGCCCGCAGCCAGAAAAAAATCAAGGCCCTCCCGCAGCTCGATATTCGGGCCATTACCGACGAGTACGATGAGCGAACCAATGCCCTGGAGCAGAAGGATGTGGAGCTTGAAGTGGCCACGGCCGAACTGGCGCAGGAAAACACTTCGCTCAAGAATAAGCTGGAAATTATGGAAGCGGAGTTGATGCGTTTGCGCAAGGACCGCCGGGACATGGAGAATTATTTTCTGGACAAGATAAAGAAGCTTAAGAATCAGTCCTGA
- the rlmB gene encoding 23S rRNA (guanosine(2251)-2'-O)-methyltransferase RlmB, with the protein MKNRDNNADNTIIAGRKPVQELLLDSPERIDQLYLQKGRQDKNFERTIQRCKKHGVKYKIADKTELTRIFPGNHQGIIARVAAMSYADFDEMLETLREAPLPLLIVLDQVQDPGNIGVLARTLYALGGAGIVTARHGGAFLGPAAVKASAGALTRLPVARVANIAQALDKAVDMGISIYGAGLSEDSSSAYTTDLNYPAILVLGNEEKGIRHNVEKRCEKLIHIPFRREFDSLNVAQAGAMLINEFSRRTAERTESLT; encoded by the coding sequence ATGAAAAACAGAGACAATAACGCTGACAATACCATCATAGCGGGCCGTAAACCCGTGCAGGAACTTCTTTTGGACTCACCTGAGAGGATCGACCAGCTATACCTGCAAAAGGGACGGCAGGACAAGAATTTCGAACGCACTATACAACGCTGCAAAAAACACGGCGTAAAATACAAAATAGCGGACAAGACCGAACTGACAAGAATATTTCCCGGCAACCATCAGGGAATCATCGCCCGTGTGGCAGCCATGTCCTACGCTGATTTCGATGAAATGCTCGAAACACTGCGCGAGGCCCCCCTGCCGCTGCTCATAGTTCTGGATCAGGTTCAGGACCCCGGCAATATCGGCGTGCTGGCCCGTACCCTCTACGCTCTCGGCGGGGCCGGGATAGTTACCGCCAGACACGGCGGCGCATTCCTCGGTCCGGCGGCAGTTAAGGCCAGCGCAGGAGCACTCACCAGACTGCCTGTAGCAAGGGTCGCCAACATAGCGCAGGCCCTGGACAAGGCAGTAGACATGGGCATCAGTATATACGGAGCCGGACTTTCCGAAGATTCATCTTCGGCCTACACCACGGACCTCAATTATCCCGCAATACTGGTACTTGGGAATGAAGAAAAAGGCATCCGCCACAATGTTGAAAAGCGCTGTGAAAAACTGATCCACATCCCTTTCAGACGCGAATTTGATTCACTTAATGTGGCCCAGGCCGGCGCAATGCTCATAAACGAATTTTCAAGGCGGACGGCAGAGCGGACAGAGTCATTAACCTGA
- a CDS encoding 2-oxoacid:acceptor oxidoreductase family protein: MSKYLDSIIAGFGGQGVMLIGNLLAYSGMHAGLNVTYIPVYGPEMRGGTANCTVVLSEDEIGSPIIHRPHSLILMNRPSLDKFQPRLQDNGIQIVNSSLIDSDLVDTTRIKSVMVPCNEIADKLGNTRMANMVALGAFVKATGIIDLKSVIDSLGNVISAHYSHLIPKNAEALQAGADAI; the protein is encoded by the coding sequence ATGAGCAAATACCTCGACAGCATCATTGCCGGTTTCGGCGGACAGGGCGTCATGCTCATCGGAAACCTGCTGGCCTACTCCGGCATGCACGCAGGCCTCAACGTCACCTATATTCCGGTCTACGGGCCTGAAATGCGCGGCGGAACCGCCAACTGCACGGTTGTTCTCTCCGAAGATGAAATCGGTTCTCCGATCATCCACCGGCCGCACAGCCTGATCCTGATGAACCGCCCCTCGCTGGACAAATTCCAGCCTAGGCTGCAGGACAACGGTATTCAGATTGTCAACTCGTCACTTATCGATTCCGATCTGGTCGATACCACCAGAATAAAATCGGTAATGGTGCCCTGCAACGAAATTGCCGACAAACTCGGCAATACCCGCATGGCCAACATGGTGGCCCTCGGAGCCTTTGTCAAAGCCACCGGGATTATTGATCTCAAATCAGTCATCGACTCCCTCGGCAACGTAATATCGGCCCACTACAGCCACCTGATACCCAAAAACGCCGAAGCTCTTCAGGCCGGAGCAGACGCAATCTAG
- a CDS encoding thiamine pyrophosphate-dependent enzyme yields the protein MSEQEILAFDRADSIVDVPTHYCPGCQHGVAHRLAGELLSEMGLQEDTLLVTSIGCSVFLYNYLNVDSVEAPHGRAPAVATGVKRARGDKFVISYQGDGDLASIGMAEIMHCANRGEKVSIIFVNNTVYGMTGGQMAPTTLAGQKTTTSPAGRNPAKEGLPVRMAEIIGQLGGTAYSARVALNNVKNIRKAKKAMKKAFEVQQQELGFGFVELLSTCPTNWRMTPIQANERIETEMIPYFPLGVFKDVTAEE from the coding sequence ATGAGCGAACAAGAAATCCTGGCCTTTGACAGGGCCGACTCCATAGTTGACGTTCCCACTCACTACTGCCCCGGCTGCCAGCACGGCGTGGCCCACAGACTCGCAGGCGAACTGCTTTCAGAAATGGGACTGCAGGAAGACACCCTGCTGGTCACATCCATCGGCTGCTCGGTCTTCCTCTACAACTACCTCAATGTAGACAGCGTGGAAGCTCCGCACGGACGTGCACCCGCAGTCGCCACCGGCGTTAAACGCGCCAGAGGCGATAAATTCGTCATCTCCTATCAGGGAGACGGCGACCTTGCATCCATCGGCATGGCCGAGATCATGCACTGCGCCAACCGCGGGGAAAAGGTTTCCATAATCTTCGTGAACAACACCGTTTACGGCATGACCGGCGGACAGATGGCCCCGACCACCCTCGCAGGCCAGAAGACCACCACCTCTCCCGCAGGCCGCAACCCGGCCAAGGAAGGACTCCCGGTCCGCATGGCCGAAATAATCGGTCAACTCGGAGGCACCGCCTATTCCGCGCGCGTTGCCCTGAACAACGTGAAGAATATCCGCAAGGCCAAAAAAGCCATGAAAAAGGCTTTTGAAGTCCAGCAGCAGGAACTCGGTTTCGGTTTTGTCGAACTGCTTTCCACCTGCCCCACCAACTGGAGAATGACTCCCATTCAGGCGAATGAAAGGATCGAAACCGAAATGATCCCCTACTTCCCCCTGGGTGTTTTCAAAGACGTAACCGCGGAGGAATAG
- a CDS encoding 4Fe-4S binding protein, translating to MSRVEFLEERCKGCLLCTTVCPKQIIRQSDRFNQHGYKVAEVPAEEMEKCTGCTSCALICPDLAIRVYRTPKAKGE from the coding sequence ATGTCACGAGTAGAATTTTTGGAAGAACGGTGCAAAGGCTGCCTGCTCTGTACCACCGTCTGTCCAAAACAGATCATAAGGCAATCCGACCGATTCAATCAGCACGGCTACAAAGTTGCTGAAGTACCGGCCGAGGAAATGGAAAAGTGTACGGGATGTACTTCCTGCGCGCTGATCTGTCCGGATCTGGCAATCCGGGTTTACAGAACCCCCAAGGCCAAAGGAGAATAG
- a CDS encoding LysM peptidoglycan-binding domain-containing protein has translation MDKLKNNAVKADKGSNVLNSLRLLVLLVVFFVLAGCAAKNAPVAKEEACAPPVQTAEQPEADVSDSGVQPLDPELEVAPHESEALTPEEQKALLTSNGIYFNLDEHDTKEVQQYFGFFTHKARKTFARWLDRSEPFLPYVRKVLSDNNMPQDLAMLPFAESGYNAWAYSRAGAAGMWQFMPYTGRKYGLRVDWWVDERRDPYKSTLAAVEYLKVLHGIFNDWHLSLAAYNAGEGKIIRALKKSGCDNFFELTKNNHKLSRRYRLRPETKNYVPKFIAISKIFKNLEELGFENINWDNGMKVETVKVPGGTDLLALARACDMKWSEFQKLNPHFRRQVSPPDGTINAYLPERVMADASDYLESPAARPFAGYKRYKIRSGDSWYRIAHRYGVPVAVLKSVNNHRSNLIKPGQYIMIPGKGSTMSVDASRVGKTRRTAQSRANYRVQNGDTLWDIASRYNVSVKTLKRANGLYSSKLRIGQKLFIPDNNARSSASSMAKAENVKQQMVAYRVRRGDNLWKIARRFGVKVSSLMEWNSLNSKSILKPGDKIKVYVR, from the coding sequence ATGGATAAATTAAAAAACAATGCCGTCAAAGCTGACAAGGGGTCGAACGTGCTGAATTCGCTCCGGTTACTCGTTTTACTTGTCGTTTTTTTCGTATTGGCAGGGTGTGCAGCCAAAAATGCGCCTGTTGCCAAAGAGGAAGCCTGTGCACCTCCTGTTCAGACTGCGGAACAGCCTGAGGCTGATGTCTCAGATTCCGGAGTACAGCCTCTTGATCCTGAGCTTGAAGTTGCACCGCATGAGTCGGAAGCCCTGACTCCTGAAGAGCAGAAGGCCCTGCTGACCAGCAACGGAATCTATTTCAATCTTGATGAGCACGATACCAAGGAAGTGCAGCAGTATTTCGGGTTTTTTACACACAAGGCCCGCAAAACATTCGCCCGCTGGCTTGACCGGTCCGAACCTTTTCTGCCCTATGTGCGCAAGGTTCTTTCCGACAACAACATGCCCCAGGACCTTGCGATGCTGCCTTTTGCGGAAAGCGGATACAATGCCTGGGCCTATTCACGCGCCGGAGCAGCCGGAATGTGGCAGTTCATGCCCTATACCGGTAGAAAATACGGCCTGCGTGTTGACTGGTGGGTTGATGAGCGCCGCGATCCCTATAAATCAACCCTTGCAGCTGTCGAGTATCTCAAAGTGCTGCACGGCATTTTCAACGACTGGCACCTCTCTCTGGCTGCGTACAATGCCGGGGAAGGGAAGATCATAAGGGCGCTCAAGAAAAGCGGATGCGACAATTTCTTTGAGCTGACCAAAAACAATCACAAGCTCAGCAGACGCTACAGGCTGCGCCCGGAAACAAAGAACTACGTTCCCAAGTTCATCGCCATTTCCAAGATTTTCAAGAACCTTGAAGAACTCGGTTTTGAAAATATCAACTGGGATAACGGCATGAAGGTCGAAACGGTTAAAGTTCCGGGCGGAACCGATCTGCTGGCTCTTGCCAGGGCATGCGATATGAAATGGAGCGAGTTTCAGAAACTCAACCCTCATTTCCGCCGTCAGGTCAGCCCTCCCGATGGAACTATCAACGCCTATCTGCCCGAAAGGGTTATGGCGGACGCCTCCGACTATCTTGAATCCCCTGCCGCACGTCCTTTTGCAGGGTACAAACGCTATAAAATCCGCAGCGGTGACTCCTGGTATCGCATAGCACACCGTTATGGAGTTCCTGTTGCCGTTCTCAAGTCAGTAAACAACCACAGGTCCAACCTGATCAAGCCCGGACAGTACATAATGATTCCCGGAAAGGGCTCGACCATGTCCGTGGACGCATCACGAGTGGGTAAAACCCGTCGTACCGCCCAGAGCAGGGCGAACTACCGGGTGCAGAACGGCGATACTCTCTGGGACATCGCCAGCCGCTACAATGTAAGCGTTAAGACCCTGAAAAGAGCTAACGGACTTTATTCTTCCAAGCTCAGGATCGGACAGAAGCTTTTTATTCCGGACAACAACGCCCGCAGTTCCGCCAGCTCCATGGCCAAAGCTGAAAACGTAAAGCAGCAGATGGTTGCCTACAGGGTGCGTCGCGGTGACAACCTTTGGAAAATCGCCCGCCGTTTCGGAGTCAAAGTTTCCTCCCTCATGGAATGGAACAGCCTCAATTCAAAGAGCATCCTCAAGCCCGGAGACAAGATCAAGGTCTACGTCCGGTAG
- the fliQ gene encoding flagellar biosynthesis protein FliQ: protein MTPEFVIGFAKQSIELALTLSLPMLGVGLVVGIFVSMIQAATQIQEMTLTFVPKIVSMFLALLIAFPWIMDKMIDFTRSVFMNLPTYIK, encoded by the coding sequence ATGACTCCTGAATTCGTGATCGGCTTTGCCAAGCAGTCCATTGAGCTCGCTCTGACTTTGTCCCTGCCTATGCTGGGTGTGGGGCTGGTTGTAGGTATTTTCGTATCCATGATCCAGGCCGCAACCCAGATTCAGGAAATGACGCTGACCTTTGTCCCCAAGATTGTTTCCATGTTTCTTGCCCTGCTTATTGCTTTTCCGTGGATCATGGACAAAATGATAGACTTTACGCGCAGCGTATTCATGAATCTGCCGACGTATATCAAATAA
- the queA gene encoding tRNA preQ1(34) S-adenosylmethionine ribosyltransferase-isomerase QueA, with translation MNVTEQDYFLKSYDFELPENQIAQCPAVQRHGSRLMVLDRNTGESDIRSFTDIVDLLPEGTLLVANNSKVIPARIFGKKPTGGRVEFLLLTPLPLIKPEQDAQGRIKAVVRGLLRASKGPKTGEKILFESGMELTVLGKGDFGLSDVELSWTGDLKTIFETWGNIPLPPYIRRAADETDSDRYQTLYACDEKAGSVAAPTAGLHFSEEINRKLRSKGIERAEVTLYVGYGTFSPVRAEDIRNHEMHREYIEIPDETASAILKAKAEGRPVVAVGTTSARTLEGAFQQTGQVCEFRGETDIFIYPGFEFKVVDRMLTNFHLPESSLIIMISALAGRDNVLRAYKKAVENGFRFFSYGDSMYIK, from the coding sequence ATGAACGTTACAGAACAGGATTATTTCCTCAAAAGCTACGACTTCGAACTCCCGGAAAATCAGATCGCCCAGTGCCCGGCTGTACAGCGGCACGGCTCGCGACTGATGGTTCTGGATCGCAACACGGGTGAATCCGATATCCGGTCCTTCACCGATATTGTAGACCTGCTGCCGGAAGGCACCCTGCTGGTCGCCAACAACTCCAAGGTAATACCGGCACGCATATTCGGTAAAAAACCTACCGGCGGACGGGTTGAATTCCTGCTGCTGACCCCCCTGCCGCTTATCAAACCGGAACAGGACGCTCAGGGACGCATAAAAGCCGTAGTCAGGGGATTGCTCAGGGCCTCCAAGGGACCGAAAACGGGCGAAAAAATTCTCTTTGAATCAGGAATGGAACTTACCGTGCTGGGCAAGGGAGATTTCGGTCTTTCCGATGTGGAACTGAGCTGGACCGGGGACCTCAAAACCATTTTCGAGACCTGGGGAAACATTCCCCTGCCCCCCTACATCCGCAGGGCCGCAGACGAAACGGACAGTGACCGTTACCAGACTCTTTACGCGTGTGACGAAAAGGCCGGTTCGGTTGCAGCTCCCACTGCGGGACTCCATTTTTCCGAAGAAATCAACCGCAAGCTCCGGTCCAAAGGCATCGAAAGAGCCGAGGTCACTCTTTATGTAGGTTACGGCACCTTCAGCCCGGTCCGGGCCGAAGATATCCGCAACCATGAAATGCACCGGGAATACATTGAAATACCGGACGAAACCGCAAGCGCAATACTCAAAGCAAAAGCTGAAGGCCGACCGGTAGTAGCCGTGGGCACCACCTCGGCCAGAACACTGGAAGGAGCCTTCCAACAGACCGGACAAGTGTGCGAATTTCGTGGTGAAACCGATATCTTCATCTACCCAGGATTCGAATTCAAAGTGGTGGACCGGATGCTGACCAATTTTCATTTGCCGGAATCGTCCCTTATAATTATGATATCCGCTCTTGCCGGCAGGGATAACGTGCTCAGGGCATACAAAAAAGCGGTGGAGAACGGATTCAGATTCTTCTCCTACGGCGACTCCATGTATATTAAATAG
- a CDS encoding NAD-dependent succinate-semialdehyde dehydrogenase, whose protein sequence is MAIQSTNPMTGGVEKIFEEWTPEEISSVLADVDSAFRKWRETTPAFRAESLIRLAGVLREKADSLAGLMAAEMGKPLNSGRAEVLKSATVCDYYSQNGPGMIESELLTVDGMQCRIEYSPTGTVLAVMPWNYPVWQVLRIAVPTLMAGNTMVLKHASNVPQCAQALEELFREAGFPENVFRTLMIGAGQVETVLDHDSVVGVSLTGSEEAGRKVAAAAGARLKKSVMELGGSDAFVVLEDADLAKAAEIGAASRCSNAGQACIAAKRFIVHRSVFDEFVSMLGKEMNAIPVGHPHAPETVMGPLASFRFRDELQAQVDRCVAAGGKLFMGGAIPEGEGAFYPPTILTDIPFDAPAAREELFGPVAMVFPAESEEKAMEMANDSRFGLGGSVWTRDEEKGLKLARRIEAGLVYVNGRVSSRPPIPFGGVKNSGYGRELYTYGIREFVNVKSICIG, encoded by the coding sequence ATGGCAATTCAAAGCACCAACCCCATGACCGGTGGGGTTGAAAAAATATTCGAAGAATGGACTCCGGAAGAAATTTCATCCGTACTCGCAGATGTAGACAGTGCCTTCCGCAAATGGCGTGAAACAACTCCGGCATTCCGGGCCGAAAGCCTTATCCGCCTTGCCGGGGTCCTGCGCGAAAAGGCTGATTCCCTTGCCGGGCTTATGGCCGCGGAAATGGGCAAGCCACTCAATTCCGGCCGGGCCGAGGTTCTGAAGTCGGCCACCGTGTGTGACTACTACTCCCAGAACGGACCGGGGATGATTGAAAGCGAACTGCTTACCGTGGACGGAATGCAGTGCCGCATCGAATACTCCCCGACCGGAACGGTACTTGCCGTAATGCCCTGGAACTATCCTGTCTGGCAGGTGCTGCGCATCGCCGTTCCCACGCTGATGGCCGGGAACACCATGGTTCTGAAACATGCCTCGAATGTTCCGCAGTGCGCGCAGGCTCTGGAAGAGCTTTTCCGCGAGGCCGGATTTCCGGAAAACGTGTTCCGCACCCTGATGATCGGGGCCGGACAGGTTGAAACCGTGCTGGACCATGATTCCGTTGTGGGCGTCAGCCTTACCGGGAGTGAAGAGGCCGGACGCAAGGTCGCTGCAGCGGCCGGGGCAAGGCTCAAGAAAAGCGTAATGGAGCTTGGCGGAAGTGACGCTTTTGTGGTGCTTGAAGATGCCGATCTGGCCAAAGCCGCTGAAATCGGAGCCGCTTCACGGTGCTCCAATGCCGGGCAGGCCTGTATAGCCGCTAAGCGCTTCATAGTGCACCGGAGTGTCTTTGATGAATTCGTCTCCATGCTCGGAAAGGAAATGAATGCTATTCCGGTCGGGCATCCTCATGCCCCGGAAACAGTCATGGGGCCTCTGGCTTCCTTCAGATTCCGCGACGAGTTGCAGGCCCAGGTGGACCGCTGTGTTGCTGCTGGCGGCAAGTTGTTCATGGGAGGAGCAATTCCGGAAGGCGAGGGAGCTTTTTATCCGCCTACAATTCTCACAGATATCCCTTTTGACGCTCCAGCGGCCCGTGAGGAGCTTTTCGGTCCTGTTGCCATGGTCTTTCCTGCTGAATCCGAAGAAAAGGCCATGGAGATGGCAAATGACAGCCGTTTCGGGCTCGGGGGATCGGTCTGGACTCGTGATGAAGAGAAAGGGCTGAAACTGGCCCGCAGGATTGAGGCCGGGCTTGTCTACGTGAACGGCAGGGTCAGCAGCCGTCCGCCGATTCCCTTCGGCGGAGTCAAGAATTCCGGTTACGGCAGGGAACTGTACACCTACGGTATCCGTGAATTCGTCAACGTCAAATCTATCTGCATCGGCTAA
- the aroE gene encoding shikimate dehydrogenase produces MNTFGPEKLYGIIGHPLGHTMSPLLHNWGFGEFGIPAVYMAWPTEPDKVASFMQTFRNLPISGASVTIPHKLSVMNYIDQLTERAEAVGAVNTLYWRGDKIVGDNTDAAGVSEPLRSCCSQVEKALLIGAGGAARAAIFGLKSLDIKNIYITNRTRSKADDLASEFGISTIDWEDRGDQHFDLIVNSTALGMSGKNEKINPMIMDHQDSKTTVYDLVYNPMETVLIKEARAKGCRVMHGIEMFLHQGMEQFRIWTGKDLDALKARELLLAHL; encoded by the coding sequence ATGAACACTTTCGGACCTGAGAAACTTTACGGCATAATCGGCCATCCTTTGGGACACACCATGAGTCCCCTGCTGCACAACTGGGGGTTTGGGGAATTCGGTATTCCGGCCGTTTACATGGCCTGGCCCACGGAGCCGGACAAGGTCGCAAGTTTCATGCAGACGTTCAGGAACCTGCCCATATCCGGGGCAAGCGTGACCATTCCGCATAAACTTTCCGTAATGAACTATATTGATCAGCTGACGGAACGCGCCGAGGCGGTCGGAGCAGTGAATACACTCTACTGGCGCGGTGATAAGATAGTGGGAGACAATACCGATGCCGCCGGGGTTTCGGAACCGCTCCGCAGTTGCTGCTCTCAGGTTGAAAAGGCTCTTCTGATCGGGGCCGGCGGGGCTGCAAGGGCTGCCATCTTCGGGCTTAAGTCGCTTGATATAAAAAATATTTACATAACAAACCGCACCAGATCAAAAGCTGATGATCTGGCTTCGGAGTTCGGAATATCAACTATTGATTGGGAAGATCGCGGGGATCAGCACTTTGATCTTATCGTGAATTCAACCGCGCTTGGGATGTCCGGAAAAAATGAGAAGATCAACCCGATGATCATGGATCATCAGGACTCGAAAACGACCGTCTACGATCTGGTCTACAATCCCATGGAGACGGTTCTCATCAAGGAAGCAAGGGCAAAGGGATGCAGGGTCATGCACGGTATTGAGATGTTCCTGCATCAGGGAATGGAGCAGTTCAGGATATGGACCGGGAAAGACCTGGATGCCCTAAAAGCGAGAGAACTGCTTCTGGCCCATCTGTAA
- the fliP gene encoding flagellar type III secretion system pore protein FliP (The bacterial flagellar biogenesis protein FliP forms a type III secretion system (T3SS)-type pore required for flagellar assembly.), with protein sequence MLQVKKIFPDILKKKTPAFLILSAVLLLALPALVFAQEQTIPTLTLNLAAGQEEPEQVAKLLEILFLLTILGMAPSILLTMTSFTRIIVVFHFLRQAMGTQQMPPNQILASLAIFMTVVIMMPTGKAINDTALQPYLNEEIGFKQALDKAQIPVRQFLFKHTREKDLSIFYSITGEKRPETKEDVNTMLLVAAYTISELKTGFTIGFLIYIPFLILDMVIASILLAMGMMMLPPAMVSLPFKILLFIMVDGWALLTGSIVNTFQ encoded by the coding sequence ATGCTTCAAGTAAAAAAGATTTTCCCGGATATCTTGAAAAAGAAAACTCCGGCTTTTCTGATTCTTAGCGCAGTCCTGCTGCTGGCACTCCCGGCTCTGGTCTTCGCCCAGGAGCAGACCATCCCCACGCTGACCCTGAATCTTGCCGCCGGGCAGGAGGAGCCTGAGCAGGTCGCCAAGCTGCTGGAAATACTTTTCCTGCTCACCATTCTGGGCATGGCTCCGTCCATTCTCCTGACCATGACCTCGTTCACAAGGATTATCGTTGTCTTCCATTTTCTGCGTCAGGCCATGGGTACGCAGCAGATGCCTCCCAACCAGATTCTGGCCTCTCTCGCCATTTTCATGACGGTTGTCATCATGATGCCCACGGGCAAGGCAATCAATGACACTGCTCTGCAACCGTATCTGAATGAGGAAATCGGCTTCAAACAGGCTCTGGACAAGGCGCAGATACCCGTCAGGCAGTTTCTCTTCAAGCATACCAGGGAAAAGGACCTGTCTATTTTCTATTCGATCACCGGGGAAAAGCGACCGGAAACCAAGGAGGATGTCAACACCATGCTCCTGGTCGCCGCCTATACCATCAGTGAACTTAAAACCGGGTTCACCATCGGATTTCTCATCTACATACCTTTTCTGATTCTGGACATGGTTATCGCCAGTATTCTGCTGGCCATGGGTATGATGATGCTCCCGCCGGCAATGGTCTCGCTGCCTTTCAAGATACTTCTTTTCATCATGGTTGACGGCTGGGCGCTTCTTACGGGCTCCATCGTCAACACATTTCAGTGA
- a CDS encoding 3-methyl-2-oxobutanoate dehydrogenase subunit VorB, with protein sequence MAKNGEKLFIKGNEAISRGAIAAGLKCYFGYPITPQNDIPEYMSAALPKAGGEFVQAESEVAAANMLIGAAACGVRCMTSSSSPGVSLKQEAISYLAGSQLPAVIVNMNRGGPGLGDIGPSQGDYFQSTRGGGHGDYRTLVLAPGTCQEAYDLVIEAFDLAFKYRNPVVILGDAIIGQMKEPVTTWTPEPKSEDEGKDWRIEGAKGRDHRILKSLFLSEGSLAGHHMELQAKYEAMAQNTKQELFETEDAELIVVAYGSIGRIVKSTVRKLRAEGKKVGLFRPVTLYPFPSAELKKLADQGKKFLTIEHNLGQMVEDVRLSIRTITDSDFFGFMPGNLPTPDDFEEPILKSLGGK encoded by the coding sequence ATGGCTAAAAATGGCGAAAAGCTTTTTATCAAAGGCAATGAGGCTATCTCCCGCGGCGCTATAGCAGCCGGCCTTAAATGCTACTTCGGCTACCCCATTACCCCGCAGAACGATATTCCGGAATATATGTCCGCAGCACTGCCCAAAGCCGGAGGCGAATTCGTCCAGGCCGAAAGCGAAGTTGCTGCCGCGAACATGCTCATCGGCGCCGCCGCATGCGGAGTGCGCTGCATGACATCCTCCTCCAGTCCGGGCGTTTCCCTCAAGCAGGAAGCCATTTCCTACCTTGCAGGAAGCCAGCTTCCGGCGGTTATAGTCAACATGAACCGCGGGGGACCGGGACTCGGTGATATCGGCCCCAGCCAGGGTGATTATTTCCAGTCCACCAGAGGAGGCGGACACGGGGACTACCGTACCCTCGTTCTGGCCCCCGGAACCTGTCAGGAAGCCTATGATCTAGTGATCGAAGCTTTCGATCTGGCCTTCAAATACCGCAATCCGGTCGTGATCCTCGGCGATGCCATCATCGGACAGATGAAGGAGCCGGTCACGACCTGGACACCGGAACCTAAAAGCGAAGACGAAGGCAAAGACTGGCGCATTGAAGGAGCAAAAGGACGCGATCACCGCATTCTCAAGTCCCTGTTCCTCAGCGAAGGCTCCCTTGCAGGACATCACATGGAACTGCAGGCCAAGTACGAGGCCATGGCGCAGAACACCAAACAGGAACTTTTTGAAACCGAAGACGCTGAACTTATCGTCGTTGCCTACGGTTCAATCGGCCGCATCGTTAAGAGCACAGTCAGAAAGCTGCGTGCGGAAGGCAAAAAGGTCGGACTGTTCCGTCCGGTCACCCTCTACCCCTTCCCCTCGGCAGAACTGAAAAAACTGGCCGATCAGGGTAAGAAATTCCTGACCATAGAACACAACCTCGGGCAGATGGTCGAAGACGTGCGCCTTTCCATCCGCACCATTACCGACAGTGACTTTTTCGGGTTCATGCCCGGCAACCTGCCCACTCCCGACGACTTCGAGGAGCCCATCCTCAAAAGCCTTGGAGGGAAATAG